From Eleftheria terrae, the proteins below share one genomic window:
- a CDS encoding carbohydrate kinase family protein — protein sequence MSALICGSLAFDTITNFHGRFKEQILPEQIHILNVSFLVPTLRREFGGCAGNIAYTHKLLGGEPLVVAALGADGQDYLDRLRSWGVATDYVRAVPHSYTAQAIIMTDADNNQITAFHPGAMQFAHETELQRRDDVKLAIIAPDGREAMLSHAEQLAAAGIPFIFDPGQGLPMFNGEELRRFVSLATWVAVNDYEAKLLTERTGQSLAELSSSHLQGVVVTLGAEGCEVWTQGRAERVPGIKATSVVDPTGCGDAFRGALLYGLERGWSLKRCAELGNRVGAIKIACNGPQNHTLDRAALALDD from the coding sequence ATGTCTGCCTTGATCTGCGGTTCCCTCGCGTTCGACACCATCACCAACTTCCACGGACGCTTCAAGGAGCAGATCCTGCCGGAGCAGATCCACATCCTGAACGTCTCCTTCCTGGTGCCCACGCTCAGGCGCGAGTTCGGCGGCTGTGCCGGCAACATCGCCTACACGCACAAGCTGCTGGGCGGCGAGCCGCTGGTGGTGGCAGCCCTGGGCGCCGACGGCCAGGACTACCTGGACCGCCTGCGCAGCTGGGGCGTGGCCACCGACTATGTACGGGCCGTGCCGCACAGCTATACCGCGCAGGCCATCATCATGACCGACGCGGACAACAACCAGATCACCGCCTTCCACCCCGGCGCCATGCAGTTCGCGCACGAGACCGAGCTGCAGCGCCGCGACGACGTGAAGCTGGCCATCATCGCGCCGGACGGCCGCGAGGCCATGCTGAGCCATGCCGAGCAGCTGGCGGCCGCCGGCATTCCCTTCATCTTCGATCCGGGCCAGGGCCTGCCCATGTTCAACGGCGAGGAACTGCGGCGCTTCGTTTCGCTGGCCACCTGGGTCGCCGTCAACGACTACGAAGCCAAGCTGCTGACCGAGCGCACCGGCCAGAGCCTCGCGGAGCTGTCGAGCTCGCACCTGCAGGGCGTGGTCGTGACGCTGGGCGCCGAGGGCTGCGAAGTCTGGACACAAGGCCGGGCCGAGCGGGTGCCCGGCATCAAGGCCACCAGCGTGGTCGACCCCACGGGCTGCGGCGACGCCTTCCGCGGCGCCCTGCTCTACGGCCTGGAGCGCGGCTGGAGCCTCAAGCGCTGCGCCGAGCTGGGCAACCGGGTGGGCGCCATCAAGATCGCCTGCAACGGACCGCAGAACCACACGCTGGATCGTGCGGCGCTGGCCCTGGACGACTGA
- a CDS encoding DUF167 domain-containing protein produces MPSGGSPVAEWPSYLRRSRQGLEIDLSVIPNARRTELVGLHDGALRLRLQAPPVDGKANEAVLRWLAERLQLPRQRLELLRGHSHRRKTVLVAYEGDATVLIEQLQPPA; encoded by the coding sequence ATGCCGAGCGGAGGTTCCCCGGTGGCGGAATGGCCGAGTTATCTGCGACGCAGCAGGCAGGGGCTGGAGATCGACCTCAGCGTGATTCCGAATGCCCGGCGCACCGAGCTGGTCGGCCTGCACGACGGTGCCTTGCGCCTTCGCCTGCAGGCTCCACCGGTCGACGGCAAGGCCAACGAAGCGGTGCTGCGGTGGCTGGCTGAGCGCCTGCAGCTGCCGCGCCAGCGGCTGGAACTGCTGCGCGGGCACAGCCACCGCCGCAAGACCGTGCTGGTGGCGTATGAGGGCGATGCGACGGTGTTGATCGAGCAGCTGCAGCCGCCGGCCTGA
- the ampD gene encoding 1,6-anhydro-N-acetylmuramyl-L-alanine amidase AmpD: MQAGDMLWQDGWFGPARRLPSPNFGPRPAGASIDLVVLHSISLPPGRYGGPEIEQLFTNRLDWDAHPYFDQIRGMEVSAHFVIRRDGELLQFVSCEQRAWHAGRSSFQGRENCNDYSIGVELEGLEDEPFTGPQYACLVPLLQALRQRYPVAHVAGHEHVAPGRKRDPGAAFDWQALVLSLGWPATCFPFAPAGSDVTAAAPAPGDFHRR, encoded by the coding sequence ATGCAGGCCGGCGACATGCTGTGGCAGGACGGCTGGTTCGGCCCCGCACGCCGGCTGCCCTCGCCCAACTTCGGCCCGCGCCCGGCAGGCGCCAGCATCGACCTGGTGGTGCTGCATTCCATCAGCCTGCCGCCCGGACGCTACGGCGGCCCCGAGATCGAGCAGCTGTTCACGAACCGCCTCGACTGGGACGCGCATCCCTACTTCGACCAGATCCGCGGCATGGAGGTGTCGGCGCACTTCGTGATTCGCCGCGACGGCGAGCTGCTGCAGTTCGTGTCGTGCGAGCAGCGCGCCTGGCATGCCGGCCGCTCCTCGTTTCAGGGGCGTGAAAACTGCAACGACTACTCCATCGGCGTCGAACTCGAAGGTCTCGAGGACGAGCCCTTCACCGGCCCGCAGTACGCCTGCCTGGTGCCGCTGCTGCAGGCCCTGCGGCAGCGCTACCCGGTGGCGCATGTCGCGGGGCACGAGCATGTGGCGCCAGGGCGCAAGCGCGACCCCGGTGCGGCCTTCGACTGGCAGGCGCTGGTGCTCTCGCTCGGCTGGCCGGCCACCTGCTTTCCCTTCGCCCCTGCCGGCAGTGACGTCACTGCCGCCGCTCCCGCACCCGGCGACTTCCATCGCCGCTGA
- a CDS encoding ribonucleoside-diphosphate reductase subunit alpha, with protein sequence MQTVSTSTEAQAAGHAPGATRPVAPGASAYAAYQIIRRNGAVVSFEPNKIAVAMMKAFLAVHGTQGAASASVRETVDGLTENVVRALLRSRPSGGTFHIEDVQDHVELALMRGGHHEIARAYVLYRERRSQERARQGELPAAAAEPTLTVLDGGQRVPLDLGKLQALIESACAGLGADVKPEPIFAETKRNLYDGVPMEEVFKASILAARTLIEKDPGYTNATARLLLHTIRKETLGEETTHEQMHERYAEYFPTFVKKGVDAELLDEKLLQYDLKRLGEALKADRDLQFDYLGLQTLYDRYFLHIDSQRIELPQAFFMRVAMGLALNEIDREARAIEFYEVLSSFDFMSSTPTLFNAGTRRSQLSSCYLTTVPDDLDGIYEAIKENALLSKFAGGLGNDWTRVRALGSHIKGTNGKSQGVVPFLKVVNDTAVAVNQGGKRKGAVCAYLESWHLDVEEFLELRKNTGDDRRRTHDMNTANWIPDLFMRRVMENGEWTLFSPATCPDLHDKFGRDFEEAYTRYEDKVARGEIKLFKKVRAVDLWRRMLSMLFETGHPWITFKDACNVRSPQQHVGVVHSSNLCTEITLNTNDGEIAVCNLGSVNLSRHIKDGGIDHDKLKKTVATAMRMLDNVIDINYYAVKKARDSNMRHRPVGLGVMAFQDSLYELRIPYASQAAVEFADRSMEALCYYAYWASTELAAERGRYSSYRGSLWDRGILPIDSLDLLAEQRGGYVEVDRSRTMDWDALRARIQQYGMRNSNCVAIAPTATISNIVGVDASIEPCFGNLSVKSNLSGEFTVINEFLVRDLKQLGLWDDVMVMDLKHFDGSLRRIDRVPEDLKQLYATAFEIEPAWLVEAAARRQKWIDQAQSLNIYMAGASGKKLDDTYKLAWTRGLKTTYYLRTIGATHAEKSTIKAGQLNAVPTQGGSVGGYSAVDAAAAAAQAQIAAAVASEPATDVKFCAIDDPTCEACQ encoded by the coding sequence ATGCAGACCGTCAGCACCAGCACCGAAGCTCAAGCGGCCGGCCACGCGCCGGGCGCCACGCGCCCCGTCGCGCCCGGCGCCTCGGCCTATGCCGCCTACCAGATCATTCGTCGCAACGGTGCGGTGGTGTCCTTCGAGCCGAACAAGATCGCCGTCGCGATGATGAAGGCCTTCCTCGCGGTGCACGGCACCCAGGGTGCCGCGTCCGCCAGCGTGCGCGAGACGGTCGACGGCCTGACCGAGAACGTGGTGCGGGCGCTGCTGCGCTCCCGCCCGAGCGGCGGCACCTTCCATATTGAAGATGTGCAGGATCACGTCGAGCTGGCGCTGATGCGCGGCGGCCACCACGAGATCGCGCGTGCCTACGTGCTGTACCGCGAGCGCCGCTCGCAGGAGCGCGCGCGCCAGGGCGAGCTGCCCGCCGCCGCTGCCGAGCCGACGCTGACGGTGCTGGACGGTGGCCAGCGCGTGCCGCTGGACCTGGGCAAGCTGCAGGCGCTGATCGAGTCGGCCTGCGCCGGCCTGGGCGCCGACGTCAAGCCGGAGCCGATCTTTGCCGAGACCAAGCGCAACCTGTACGACGGCGTGCCGATGGAAGAGGTGTTCAAGGCCTCCATCCTGGCGGCCCGCACGCTGATCGAGAAGGACCCCGGCTACACCAACGCCACCGCGCGCCTGTTGCTGCACACCATCCGCAAGGAGACGCTGGGCGAGGAAACCACCCACGAGCAGATGCACGAGCGCTATGCCGAGTACTTCCCGACCTTCGTGAAGAAGGGGGTGGACGCGGAGCTGCTGGACGAGAAGCTGCTGCAGTACGACCTGAAGCGCCTGGGCGAGGCCCTCAAGGCCGATCGCGACCTGCAGTTCGACTACCTCGGCCTGCAGACGCTGTACGACCGCTATTTCCTGCACATCGACAGCCAGCGCATCGAACTGCCGCAGGCATTTTTCATGCGCGTGGCCATGGGCCTGGCGCTCAACGAGATCGACCGCGAGGCGCGCGCGATCGAGTTCTACGAAGTGCTGTCGAGCTTCGACTTCATGTCGAGCACCCCGACCCTCTTCAACGCCGGCACCCGCCGTTCGCAGCTGTCGAGCTGCTACCTGACCACGGTGCCTGACGACCTGGACGGCATCTACGAGGCCATCAAGGAAAACGCGCTGCTGTCGAAGTTCGCCGGCGGCCTGGGCAACGACTGGACCCGGGTGCGCGCGCTGGGCTCGCACATCAAGGGCACCAACGGCAAGAGCCAGGGTGTCGTGCCCTTCCTGAAGGTGGTCAACGACACCGCGGTGGCGGTCAACCAGGGCGGCAAGCGCAAGGGCGCGGTCTGCGCCTACCTGGAGAGCTGGCACCTGGACGTCGAGGAATTCTTGGAGCTGCGCAAGAACACCGGCGACGACCGCCGCCGCACCCACGACATGAACACGGCGAACTGGATTCCCGACCTGTTCATGCGCCGCGTGATGGAGAACGGCGAATGGACGCTGTTCTCGCCCGCCACCTGCCCGGACCTGCACGACAAGTTCGGCCGCGACTTCGAGGAAGCCTACACGCGCTACGAGGACAAGGTGGCACGCGGCGAGATCAAGCTGTTCAAGAAGGTGCGCGCGGTCGACCTGTGGCGCCGCATGCTGTCGATGCTGTTCGAGACCGGCCACCCCTGGATCACGTTCAAGGACGCCTGCAACGTGCGCTCGCCGCAGCAGCACGTCGGTGTCGTGCACTCCTCCAACCTGTGCACCGAGATCACCCTGAACACCAATGACGGCGAAATCGCGGTCTGCAACCTGGGCTCGGTGAACCTGTCGCGTCACATCAAGGACGGCGGCATCGATCACGACAAGCTGAAGAAGACGGTGGCGACGGCGATGCGCATGCTCGACAACGTCATCGACATCAACTACTACGCCGTGAAGAAGGCGCGCGACTCCAACATGCGCCACCGTCCGGTGGGCCTGGGTGTGATGGCCTTCCAGGACAGCCTGTACGAGCTGCGCATCCCCTACGCCAGCCAGGCGGCGGTGGAGTTCGCCGACCGCTCGATGGAAGCGCTGTGCTACTACGCCTACTGGGCCTCGACCGAGCTGGCAGCCGAGCGCGGGCGCTACTCCAGCTACCGCGGCTCGCTGTGGGACCGCGGCATCCTGCCGATCGACTCGCTCGACCTGCTGGCCGAGCAGCGCGGCGGCTATGTCGAGGTCGACCGCAGCCGCACGATGGACTGGGACGCGCTGCGCGCCCGCATCCAGCAGTACGGCATGCGCAACTCCAACTGCGTGGCGATCGCGCCGACCGCGACCATCTCGAACATCGTCGGCGTGGATGCGTCGATCGAGCCCTGCTTCGGCAACTTGTCGGTCAAGTCCAACCTGTCGGGCGAATTCACCGTCATCAACGAGTTCCTCGTGCGCGACCTGAAGCAGCTCGGCCTGTGGGACGACGTGATGGTGATGGACCTCAAGCACTTCGACGGTTCGCTGCGCCGCATCGACCGGGTGCCCGAGGACCTGAAGCAGCTGTACGCGACCGCGTTCGAAATCGAACCCGCCTGGCTGGTGGAAGCGGCCGCACGTCGTCAGAAGTGGATCGACCAGGCGCAGTCGCTCAACATCTACATGGCCGGTGCGTCGGGCAAGAAGCTCGACGACACCTACAAGCTGGCCTGGACGCGCGGCCTGAAGACCACCTACTACCTGCGCACCATCGGCGCGACGCATGCCGAGAAGTCCACCATCAAGGCGGGCCAGCTCAATGCGGTGCCGACGCAAGGCGGCTCCGTCGGTGGCTACTCGGCAGTGGATGCAGCCGCTGCTGCAGCGCAGGCGCAGATCGCTGCGGCCGTGGCCAGCGAGCCGGCCACCGACGTGAAGTTCTGCGCCATCGACGACCCCACTTGCGAGGCTTGCCAGTAA
- a CDS encoding histone H1-like DNA-binding protein: protein MATAKKAAAKKAAPAKKAAPAKKVAAKKAAPAKKAAAPAKKAAVKKVAAKKAAPAKKVAAKKAAPAKKVAAKKAAPAKKVAAKKVVAKKAAAPAKKAAPAKKAAAKKVATKTAAAKKPAAKKAAAKKAAKKPAAKKAAAAPAAAPATKPAAAPAAKTTLSPQAAWPFPTGAKP from the coding sequence ATGGCAACTGCAAAGAAAGCGGCCGCGAAGAAGGCTGCTCCCGCGAAGAAGGCCGCACCGGCCAAGAAGGTCGCCGCCAAGAAGGCAGCACCGGCGAAGAAGGCCGCTGCACCGGCGAAGAAGGCCGCTGTGAAGAAGGTCGCTGCGAAGAAGGCAGCACCGGCGAAGAAGGTTGCTGCGAAGAAGGCAGCGCCGGCCAAGAAGGTCGCCGCCAAGAAGGCAGCACCGGCGAAGAAGGTCGCGGCCAAGAAGGTCGTTGCCAAGAAGGCCGCTGCTCCGGCGAAGAAGGCCGCACCGGCCAAGAAGGCTGCTGCGAAGAAGGTCGCGACCAAGACCGCCGCTGCCAAGAAGCCGGCTGCCAAGAAGGCCGCTGCCAAGAAGGCTGCGAAGAAGCCCGCTGCGAAGAAGGCTGCTGCTGCGCCTGCTGCGGCTCCTGCGACGAAACCGGCCGCTGCTCCGGCTGCGAAGACCACGCTCAGCCCTCAGGCGGCCTGGCCCTTCCCGACCGGCGCGAAGCCCTGA
- a CDS encoding zinc-ribbon and DUF3426 domain-containing protein, which yields MSLATRCPACHTTFRVVQDQLKVSEGWVRCGRCNEVFNAIEGLFDLDRDPLPPAEVISPDYKRPSAGTEAPVMAEPPPAAPEARPEPPPPPPPPPPLPPPPPPPPPPAAPVAPAPLAEPHAARAAQEEQEDEAPTAYEVLDSRFLDQSTYGPEQERDADDGFANARYDSDLQEEELEAAPPATGAPAWQPRPAAEPRKRGRKPAKRKDEARHAPEFLRQAESQARWRTPGMRLALSLLALLLAAALTLQAALHWRDWLAVYRPGLRPLLTQLCQAAGCRIGPLRRIDDVVLDSSSLTRGTGSDAYRLTVLLRNRGAVPLALPSIDLSLTDTNGDLVARRALSPADFGTADTIGARSEVSLSLELSTPGQRVAGFTVEAFYP from the coding sequence ATGAGCCTGGCCACCCGCTGCCCTGCCTGCCACACCACCTTCCGGGTGGTGCAGGACCAATTGAAGGTCTCGGAAGGCTGGGTGCGCTGCGGGCGCTGCAATGAGGTGTTCAACGCGATCGAGGGCCTGTTCGACCTCGACCGCGACCCCTTGCCGCCGGCCGAGGTCATCAGCCCCGATTACAAGCGCCCGTCCGCGGGCACCGAGGCGCCGGTGATGGCCGAGCCACCGCCGGCCGCTCCTGAAGCCCGGCCGGAGCCGCCACCTCCGCCACCTCCGCCACCACCACTTCCTCCTCCTCCGCCTCCCCCCCCACCACCTGCGGCGCCGGTGGCGCCCGCCCCGCTGGCCGAGCCGCATGCAGCCAGGGCGGCCCAGGAAGAGCAAGAAGACGAGGCGCCAACCGCCTACGAGGTGCTGGACTCGCGCTTTCTCGACCAGAGCACCTACGGCCCCGAGCAGGAACGCGACGCCGACGACGGCTTCGCCAATGCCCGCTACGACAGCGACCTGCAGGAAGAAGAGCTGGAGGCGGCGCCGCCCGCCACCGGTGCGCCCGCCTGGCAACCCCGGCCGGCCGCCGAGCCGCGCAAGCGGGGGCGCAAGCCGGCCAAGCGCAAGGACGAGGCCCGCCACGCACCCGAATTCCTGCGCCAGGCCGAAAGCCAGGCCCGCTGGCGCACGCCGGGAATGCGGCTGGCCCTTTCCCTGCTTGCCCTGCTGCTGGCCGCAGCCCTCACGCTGCAGGCGGCGCTGCACTGGCGCGACTGGCTCGCGGTGTACCGGCCCGGCCTGCGCCCCCTGCTGACGCAGCTCTGCCAGGCGGCGGGTTGCCGCATCGGCCCGCTGCGCCGCATCGATGACGTCGTGCTCGACAGCAGCAGCCTGACCCGCGGCACCGGCAGCGATGCCTACCGCCTCACGGTGCTGCTGCGCAATCGCGGCGCGGTGCCGCTGGCGCTGCCCTCCATCGACCTGAGCCTCACCGACACCAACGGAGACCTGGTGGCACGCCGCGCCCTGTCGCCCGCCGATTTCGGCACGGCCGACACCATCGGCGCCCGCAGCGAAGTCTCGCTGTCGCTGGAACTCAGCACGCCGGGACAACGTGTTGCCGGTTTCACGGTCGAAGCCTTCTATCCTTAG
- the prmA gene encoding 50S ribosomal protein L11 methyltransferase, which yields MYELVLLAREADVETVSDALMELEALSVSVEDADADTEAEHALFGEPGMPAPREGWDRSTLRALFQTEPEATEAATLLLAQDWAEDVHVVAIQAVEAQDWVRLTQSQFAPVEITPAFWIVPSWHQPPAQASRHIRLDPGLAFGTGTHPTTRMCLRWIAREAEAGRGAWARVLDYGCGSGILAIGAALHGATAIDAVDIDPAAVESTRANAEANGVTLHAGLPELAQGQYPLVLANILATPLKLLAPLLAGHVEAGGHLVLAGILQRQEQELKDAYASWCSLEVSDSEDGWILMTARVGAAA from the coding sequence ATGTACGAGCTTGTCCTGCTGGCCCGCGAGGCCGACGTCGAGACGGTGTCCGACGCACTGATGGAGCTGGAGGCGCTGTCGGTCTCGGTGGAGGACGCCGATGCCGACACCGAGGCCGAGCACGCCCTCTTCGGCGAGCCCGGCATGCCGGCGCCGCGCGAAGGTTGGGACCGCTCGACACTGAGGGCCCTGTTCCAGACCGAGCCCGAAGCCACCGAAGCCGCCACCCTGCTGCTGGCGCAGGACTGGGCCGAGGACGTCCACGTGGTGGCCATCCAGGCGGTCGAGGCGCAGGACTGGGTGCGCCTCACCCAGTCGCAGTTCGCGCCGGTGGAAATCACGCCGGCCTTTTGGATCGTGCCCAGCTGGCACCAGCCACCGGCCCAGGCGAGCCGCCACATCCGGCTCGACCCGGGCCTGGCCTTCGGCACCGGCACCCATCCGACCACCCGCATGTGCCTGCGCTGGATCGCCCGCGAGGCGGAGGCCGGACGTGGCGCTTGGGCACGGGTGCTCGACTACGGCTGCGGCTCCGGCATCCTGGCCATCGGTGCCGCGCTGCACGGCGCCACGGCCATCGACGCGGTGGACATCGACCCTGCCGCCGTCGAGTCGACCCGGGCCAATGCCGAAGCCAACGGTGTCACGCTCCATGCCGGGCTGCCCGAGCTGGCCCAGGGGCAGTACCCATTGGTGCTGGCCAACATCCTGGCGACGCCGTTGAAGCTGCTGGCACCGCTGCTGGCCGGCCATGTCGAGGCCGGTGGCCACCTGGTGCTCGCCGGCATCCTGCAGCGCCAGGAGCAGGAGCTGAAGGACGCCTATGCCTCCTGGTGCTCGCTCGAGGTGAGCGACAGCGAGGATGGCTGGATCCTGATGACGGCCCGCGTCGGTGCTGCCGCTTGA
- the accB gene encoding acetyl-CoA carboxylase biotin carboxyl carrier protein: protein MDLRKLKTLIDLVSESNISELEITEADGKVRIVKSDGQVASAAPYMPAPVMQQAPQQAAAAAPAPAAAAPVPAAPAEISGHVVKSPMVGTFYRASSPGAKPFAELGQQVKEGEAICIIEAMKIMNEIEADKSGTVTKILCENGQAVEYGQPLFIIE from the coding sequence ATGGACCTACGCAAGCTGAAAACACTGATCGATCTGGTGTCCGAGTCGAACATCTCGGAGCTGGAGATCACCGAAGCCGACGGCAAGGTGCGCATCGTCAAGTCAGATGGCCAGGTCGCCAGTGCGGCGCCCTACATGCCGGCCCCCGTGATGCAGCAGGCGCCGCAACAGGCGGCTGCCGCCGCGCCGGCACCGGCGGCCGCGGCCCCCGTGCCGGCCGCGCCGGCCGAGATCAGCGGCCACGTCGTGAAGTCGCCGATGGTCGGCACCTTCTACCGCGCTTCCAGCCCCGGCGCCAAGCCCTTCGCCGAGCTGGGCCAGCAGGTCAAGGAAGGCGAGGCCATCTGCATCATCGAAGCCATGAAGATCATGAACGAGATCGAGGCCGACAAGTCCGGCACGGTCACCAAGATCCTGTGCGAGAACGGCCAGGCCGTCGAATACGGCCAGCCGCTGTTCATCATCGAGTGA
- the accC gene encoding acetyl-CoA carboxylase biotin carboxylase subunit, with protein sequence MFKKILIANRGEIALRIQRACREMGIKSVVVYSEADRDAKYVKLADEAVCIGPAPSAQSYLNMPAIISAAEVTDAEAIHPGYGFLSENADFAERVEKSGFAFIGPTPESIRLMGDKVSAKNAMIKAGVPCVPGSEGALPEDPKEIIKIARSVGYPVIIKAAGGGGGRGMRVVHTEAALIHAVQTTRSEAGAAFGNPSVYMEKFLENPRHVEIQVLADQHRNAVYLGERDCSMQRRHQKIIEEAPAPGIPRRIIEKIGARCADACKKIGYRGAGTFEFLYENGEFYFIEMNTRVQVEHPVTELVTGIDIVQMQIRVAAGEKLPFAQRHIAMRGHAIECRINAEDPYKFTPSPGRITMWHAPGGPGVRVDSHIYTNYFVPPNYDSMIGKVIVHGDTREQALARMSIALSETLVEGIQTNIPLHRELMVDAKFIEGGTSIHYLEGWLGQHKR encoded by the coding sequence ATGTTTAAGAAGATCCTCATTGCCAACCGCGGCGAGATCGCGCTCCGCATTCAGCGCGCCTGCCGTGAGATGGGCATCAAGTCCGTGGTGGTCTATTCCGAGGCCGACCGCGACGCCAAGTACGTGAAGCTGGCCGACGAGGCGGTGTGCATCGGCCCCGCCCCCTCGGCACAGAGCTACCTCAACATGCCGGCCATCATCTCGGCGGCCGAGGTGACCGACGCCGAGGCGATCCACCCCGGCTACGGCTTCCTGTCCGAGAACGCCGACTTCGCCGAACGGGTCGAGAAGAGCGGCTTCGCCTTCATCGGGCCGACCCCCGAGTCGATCCGCCTGATGGGCGACAAGGTCTCGGCCAAGAACGCCATGATCAAGGCCGGCGTGCCCTGCGTGCCCGGCTCCGAAGGCGCCCTGCCCGAAGACCCGAAGGAGATCATCAAGATCGCCCGCAGCGTCGGCTACCCGGTCATCATCAAGGCCGCCGGCGGTGGCGGCGGGCGCGGCATGCGGGTGGTGCACACCGAGGCCGCCCTGATCCATGCGGTGCAGACCACGCGCAGCGAGGCCGGTGCGGCCTTCGGCAACCCGTCGGTCTACATGGAGAAGTTCCTCGAGAACCCGCGCCACGTCGAGATCCAGGTGCTGGCCGACCAGCACCGCAATGCGGTCTACCTGGGCGAGCGCGACTGCTCGATGCAGCGGCGCCACCAGAAGATCATCGAGGAAGCACCCGCGCCCGGCATCCCGCGCCGCATCATCGAGAAGATCGGCGCCCGCTGCGCCGACGCCTGCAAGAAGATCGGCTACCGCGGCGCCGGCACCTTCGAGTTCCTGTACGAGAACGGGGAGTTCTACTTCATCGAGATGAACACCCGCGTGCAGGTGGAGCACCCGGTGACGGAGCTGGTGACCGGCATCGACATCGTGCAGATGCAGATCCGCGTCGCCGCCGGCGAGAAGCTGCCCTTCGCCCAGCGCCACATCGCGATGCGCGGGCATGCCATCGAATGCCGCATCAACGCCGAGGACCCGTACAAGTTCACGCCCTCGCCCGGCCGCATCACGATGTGGCACGCGCCCGGCGGCCCTGGCGTGCGGGTGGACTCGCACATCTACACCAACTACTTCGTGCCGCCCAACTACGACTCGATGATCGGCAAGGTCATCGTGCACGGCGACACCCGCGAGCAGGCCCTGGCCCGCATGAGCATCGCGCTGTCCGAGACCCTGGTGGAAGGCATCCAGACCAACATCCCGCTGCACCGCGAGCTGATGGTGGACGCCAAGTTCATCGAGGGCGGCACCAGCATCCACTACCTCGAAGGCTGGCTTGGCCAGCACAAGCGCTGA
- a CDS encoding ribonucleotide-diphosphate reductase subunit beta has protein sequence MLAWEEEVTPSNHQSTSTAHNLTSEARAMSPSPQHPVSSFPTSSSTAATQAAHAASAASSQVRASSERRVNVADKRIINGQTDVNQLVPFKYKWAWEKYLATCANHWMPQEVNMSRDIATWKDPNGLTDDERRIIKRNLGFFVTADSLAANNIVLGTYRHITAPECRQFLLRQAFEEAIHTHAYQYIVESLGLDESEIFNAYHEVASIRDKDEFLIPFIDKIMDLNFHTGTPENDQQLLKSLIVFACLMEGLFFYVGFTQILALGRQNKMTGAAEQYQYILRDESMHCNFGIDLINQIKLENPHLWTPEFKAEIKALFLKAVELEYRYAEDTMPRGVLGLNASMFKGYLRYIANRRATQIGLEELFPNEENPFPWMSEMIDLKKERNFFETRVIEYQSGGALSWD, from the coding sequence ATGTTGGCCTGGGAAGAAGAAGTCACTCCCTCGAATCATCAATCGACGAGCACCGCGCACAACCTCACCAGTGAAGCGCGGGCCATGTCCCCGTCGCCCCAACATCCGGTGTCTTCCTTCCCCACCTCTTCCTCCACGGCGGCAACGCAAGCTGCACATGCCGCATCGGCTGCATCGAGCCAGGTGCGCGCGAGCAGCGAGCGTCGCGTGAACGTCGCCGACAAGCGCATCATCAACGGCCAGACGGACGTCAACCAGCTGGTGCCCTTCAAGTACAAGTGGGCCTGGGAGAAGTACCTCGCGACCTGCGCGAACCACTGGATGCCGCAAGAGGTGAACATGTCGCGCGACATTGCGACATGGAAGGACCCCAACGGCCTGACCGACGACGAGCGCCGCATCATCAAGCGCAACCTCGGCTTCTTCGTCACTGCCGACTCGCTGGCCGCCAACAACATCGTGCTGGGCACCTACCGCCACATCACGGCGCCCGAGTGCCGGCAGTTCCTGCTGCGCCAGGCGTTCGAGGAGGCGATCCACACGCACGCCTACCAGTACATCGTCGAGTCGCTGGGCCTGGACGAGAGCGAGATCTTCAACGCCTACCACGAGGTGGCGTCGATCCGCGACAAGGACGAGTTCCTGATCCCGTTCATCGACAAGATCATGGACCTCAACTTCCACACCGGCACGCCCGAGAACGACCAGCAGCTGCTGAAGTCGCTCATCGTGTTCGCCTGCCTGATGGAAGGCCTGTTCTTCTACGTCGGCTTCACGCAGATCCTGGCGCTGGGCCGCCAGAACAAGATGACCGGCGCTGCCGAGCAGTACCAGTACATCCTGCGCGACGAGTCCATGCACTGCAACTTCGGCATCGACCTGATCAACCAGATCAAGCTGGAGAACCCGCACCTGTGGACGCCGGAGTTCAAGGCCGAGATCAAGGCGCTGTTCCTGAAGGCGGTGGAGCTGGAGTACCGCTATGCCGAGGACACCATGCCGCGTGGCGTGCTGGGCCTCAACGCTTCGATGTTCAAGGGCTATCTGCGCTATATCGCGAACCGGCGCGCCACGCAGATCGGCCTGGAGGAGCTCTTCCCGAACGAGGAAAACCCGTTCCCGTGGATGAGCGAAATGATCGACCTGAAGAAAGAGCGCAATTTCTTCGAGACCCGCGTCATCGAGTACCAGTCCGGTGGCGCGCTGTCTTGGGATTGA